A genomic window from Cytobacillus suaedae includes:
- a CDS encoding class I SAM-dependent methyltransferase, with amino-acid sequence MNQSFEHYLKESEKVFEGWDFSYITSNGRMKDSPISWDYTDLIQKAIKHSTSLLDMGTGGGEYLSSLSDLPTFTCATEGYEPNVQIAKDRLEPLGIKVFQVIDDNSLPFENDTFDLIINRHEAYSPKEIMRILKPGGVFITQQVGGENDKEFNEWFNGPESEYSYWNLEYALKECDEVGLSIQMAHEDKVYTSFQDVGAIIYYLKAIPWQVPDFSVENYKDHLHKAHDFILNNGPFKSTCHRFIITAIKNK; translated from the coding sequence ATGAACCAATCATTTGAACACTATCTTAAAGAGTCAGAAAAGGTATTTGAAGGATGGGATTTTTCATATATTACTAGTAATGGAAGAATGAAAGACTCCCCAATAAGCTGGGATTATACAGATCTCATACAAAAAGCAATCAAACATTCAACCTCTCTACTAGATATGGGAACCGGTGGGGGAGAATATTTATCATCACTTAGTGACTTACCAACCTTTACTTGCGCTACTGAAGGTTATGAGCCTAATGTGCAAATTGCTAAAGATAGATTAGAACCACTTGGGATTAAAGTATTCCAGGTGATTGATGACAATTCACTTCCATTCGAAAACGATACCTTTGATTTAATTATAAATAGGCATGAAGCTTATTCTCCAAAAGAAATCATGCGAATTCTAAAACCAGGCGGAGTTTTCATTACCCAACAGGTTGGTGGGGAAAATGATAAGGAATTCAATGAATGGTTTAATGGACCTGAAAGTGAATATAGCTATTGGAACTTGGAGTATGCTCTAAAAGAATGTGATGAAGTTGGATTATCCATACAGATGGCACATGAAGATAAGGTATATACGAGTTTTCAAGATGTGGGGGCAATCATTTATTACCTAAAAGCGATCCCTTGGCAAGTTCCTGATTTTTCAGTTGAAAACTATAAGGATCATTTACATAAGGCTCATGACTTCATTTTAAATAATGGTCCTTTCAAGAGTACATGCCATCGCTTTATTATAACTGCCATAAAAAATAAGTAG
- a CDS encoding FdhF/YdeP family oxidoreductase, producing the protein MGDTKHTGPVKLDKSIKPSLWASLAPMGVGKVKPHHIKDTVKVAIENKDNLPYAYRILTQGVCDGCALGVSGLQDQTLLGPHICTTRLNVLRLNTMSSIDPKWFTRLEELKKLSSTELRKLGRIPYPLSRKKGENEFTRITWDEALSRIAKKIRSVDPKQLAFYLTSRGITNESYYAAAKVARFLGTNHIDNASRICHSPSKTALKRSLGIGASSCNYKDWIGTDVLVFWGSVAANNQPVSTKYMYAAKKAGTKIIMINPYAEPSMEKYWIPSIPESALFGTKLVDDTYQVNIGGDIAFMNGVMKHWFDMEEESRGSAIDHAFVNKHTKGFMDLKYHIRKQKWSEIEKSSGLTKDRIIEFASLLANSKSGVFIWSMGLTQHRFGTDNISQVANLAMLRGFIGREKCGVMPIRGHSGVQGAGEMGADPFVLPGSDFDEENRKRIEEIWGFQIPRWQGDPIGNTIENMVLEPNHPSKIKVFYTSGGNFVETMPNPDFIKEALENVELRVHQDIIFNTSTLLDAKEEVIILPAMTRYEQPGGGTSTSTERMVYFSPEIKGPRIKEARAEWEIYVELAKRCYPEKQHLINFKNTQEIRNEIAVANRNYNGIQKLKNRGDVFQWGGAWLCEGGVCPTADGKGNLLPIELPELRKTEGHFNVTTRRGKQFNSMIYSSTDPFNNADRYDIIINSEDARKLTIKNGDAIVVYNQNGTLQGRAKIDNTKEGNIAVYWPEGNVLIPKGVYEKYAKIPEYNTMAIVEKAETFHARKDIRYLEKRIEELEEVTM; encoded by the coding sequence ATGGGAGATACAAAACATACAGGACCAGTTAAGCTGGATAAGTCAATTAAGCCATCATTATGGGCAAGTTTAGCACCTATGGGAGTTGGCAAGGTAAAACCACACCATATTAAAGATACAGTGAAAGTAGCAATTGAAAACAAAGACAATCTTCCATATGCCTACCGTATTTTAACACAAGGTGTATGTGATGGTTGTGCTCTTGGAGTATCTGGGTTGCAGGATCAAACCTTGCTTGGCCCACATATTTGTACGACAAGATTAAATGTCTTACGGTTAAATACGATGTCTAGTATTGATCCAAAGTGGTTTACTAGATTAGAAGAGTTAAAGAAACTATCAAGTACGGAACTTAGAAAACTAGGGAGAATTCCTTACCCATTGTCTAGGAAAAAAGGGGAGAATGAGTTCACGAGAATTACTTGGGATGAAGCACTAAGTCGAATTGCCAAAAAAATAAGAAGTGTCGACCCTAAACAACTTGCCTTCTATTTAACTTCACGTGGAATCACAAATGAGTCCTATTATGCTGCAGCAAAGGTCGCTAGATTTCTAGGAACGAATCACATTGATAATGCCTCACGTATTTGTCATTCACCTAGTAAAACGGCCTTAAAGCGTTCACTTGGCATTGGTGCTTCTAGCTGTAATTACAAAGACTGGATCGGCACAGATGTTTTAGTATTTTGGGGTTCTGTAGCAGCCAATAATCAGCCAGTATCAACAAAATATATGTATGCAGCTAAAAAAGCGGGTACGAAAATCATCATGATAAACCCATATGCAGAGCCATCGATGGAGAAGTATTGGATTCCTTCGATTCCAGAGAGTGCCTTATTTGGAACGAAACTCGTTGATGACACGTATCAGGTCAATATTGGTGGAGATATTGCCTTTATGAATGGAGTCATGAAGCATTGGTTTGACATGGAAGAAGAATCAAGAGGTTCTGCTATAGATCATGCCTTCGTTAATAAACATACGAAGGGATTCATGGATTTAAAATATCATATACGAAAACAGAAGTGGTCGGAAATTGAGAAATCGTCAGGCCTAACAAAGGACAGAATCATAGAGTTCGCTAGTCTCTTAGCAAACTCTAAATCTGGTGTGTTTATCTGGAGCATGGGCTTAACACAGCACCGATTTGGAACGGATAATATCTCTCAAGTTGCGAATCTTGCCATGCTGAGAGGGTTTATTGGCCGTGAGAAATGTGGGGTTATGCCTATTAGAGGTCACAGTGGTGTACAAGGTGCTGGTGAAATGGGAGCAGATCCATTTGTCCTACCTGGAAGTGATTTTGATGAAGAAAATAGGAAAAGAATTGAAGAGATTTGGGGCTTTCAAATTCCGAGATGGCAAGGCGATCCGATTGGTAATACGATTGAAAACATGGTGCTGGAGCCAAATCATCCTAGTAAAATTAAAGTCTTTTATACAAGTGGAGGAAACTTTGTAGAAACAATGCCTAACCCAGACTTTATAAAAGAAGCACTTGAAAATGTGGAGTTAAGGGTACACCAAGACATAATCTTCAATACATCTACCCTTTTAGACGCCAAGGAAGAAGTGATCATCCTTCCAGCGATGACAAGATATGAACAACCTGGTGGAGGAACATCGACTAGTACGGAACGGATGGTTTATTTTAGTCCAGAAATTAAAGGCCCTAGAATAAAGGAAGCAAGGGCTGAATGGGAAATTTATGTTGAATTAGCGAAAAGGTGTTATCCTGAGAAACAACACCTCATTAATTTTAAAAATACCCAAGAAATTAGAAACGAGATTGCTGTAGCGAATCGAAACTATAATGGAATCCAAAAGTTGAAAAACAGAGGAGATGTTTTCCAATGGGGTGGCGCTTGGTTATGCGAGGGTGGCGTTTGCCCAACAGCTGATGGCAAAGGAAATTTACTTCCCATCGAATTACCAGAGCTACGCAAAACGGAAGGTCATTTTAATGTAACGACAAGAAGAGGAAAACAATTCAACTCGATGATCTATTCTAGTACGGATCCATTTAATAATGCAGATCGTTATGATATTATCATAAATTCTGAAGATGCTAGAAAGTTAACTATTAAAAATGGTGACGCAATCGTTGTTTATAATCAAAATGGAACCTTACAAGGTCGTGCAAAAATTGATAATACAAAGGAAGGAAACATCGCTGTGTATTGGCCAGAGGGGAATGTATTAATTCCTAAAGGGGTATATGAAAAATACGCAAAAATTCCTGAGTACAATACAATGGCAATCGTAGAAAAAGCTGAAACCTTCCATGCAAGAAAAGACATTCGTTATTTAGAGAAAAGAATCGAAGAATTAGAAGAGGTAACAATGTAG
- a CDS encoding TVP38/TMEM64 family protein, which yields MKKTLSFIAIYLGLLYFVYTNHKVILDWISESDPSLLPLMFLLSTLFGVIPVIPFSVFSGLMGSKYGLVIGASINWFGTVAASVIIYLLARYGFSEYFTSYLKRFKGITKFNELITRNAFMAILFTRLIPIVPPPVVNIYSGLIKINLATYTIASIIGKLPGMVLYAYVGDRLFSSVGDLVYGLVFYGLFLLLILIIYYLWTKKSKK from the coding sequence ATGAAAAAAACACTATCTTTTATTGCGATTTACTTGGGTTTACTTTACTTTGTCTATACCAACCATAAGGTAATTTTAGATTGGATTTCAGAAAGTGATCCATCATTACTGCCACTAATGTTTTTATTGTCCACTCTTTTTGGTGTAATTCCAGTGATTCCATTTAGTGTATTTTCAGGGCTAATGGGAAGTAAGTATGGTCTTGTAATTGGTGCTTCGATTAACTGGTTTGGTACAGTGGCAGCATCCGTTATTATTTATCTGTTAGCTAGATATGGTTTTTCTGAATACTTCACAAGTTATTTGAAGCGATTTAAGGGTATAACCAAATTTAATGAACTAATCACACGAAATGCGTTTATGGCCATTCTTTTTACAAGACTAATTCCGATTGTACCACCCCCTGTCGTCAATATTTATTCTGGGTTAATCAAAATAAACCTTGCAACATATACAATTGCATCAATTATAGGCAAGTTGCCCGGAATGGTGTTGTATGCATATGTTGGTGACCGTTTATTCTCTTCAGTTGGGGATTTAGTTTATGGACTGGTTTTTTATGGGCTTTTCTTATTATTGATTTTAATCATCTATTATTTATGGACGAAGAAGAGTAAGAAGTAA
- a CDS encoding endonuclease/exonuclease/phosphatase family protein, with amino-acid sequence MELNVLTFNIHHGKGLDKRVNLERIANIIKRSKADIIGLNEVDVSFGKRSQFLNQAAILAELLEMDYVFGPVISRKKRDRTVGEYGNVILSRFNVISDKNHLLFSHPYLAEPRGLLEVNLEVFGKVVSAFVTHLSINPLLQRKQIKDIEKIIQKKSNVIIMGDFNMNPKSRNHSYLTKILKDTSESECGNTYPANKPRKKLDYIFINDEIALVESKVVTIDPVASDHLPLMSKISIDD; translated from the coding sequence ATGGAACTGAATGTACTTACTTTTAATATTCATCATGGTAAAGGGTTAGATAAACGAGTAAATCTAGAGCGCATTGCGAACATTATTAAAAGGAGCAAAGCAGACATTATTGGTTTAAACGAGGTAGATGTTTCATTTGGGAAACGGAGTCAATTTCTTAATCAAGCGGCAATCTTAGCAGAACTACTTGAAATGGATTATGTTTTTGGCCCAGTAATCAGTAGAAAAAAGCGTGATAGAACGGTAGGAGAGTATGGAAATGTCATATTATCTAGATTTAACGTGATAAGCGATAAAAACCACCTGCTTTTCTCACATCCTTATTTGGCTGAACCAAGAGGGCTATTAGAAGTAAATCTTGAAGTCTTTGGGAAAGTAGTTTCGGCATTTGTAACCCATTTAAGTATTAATCCTCTTTTACAACGAAAGCAGATTAAAGACATTGAAAAGATCATTCAAAAGAAAAGCAATGTGATTATTATGGGTGACTTTAACATGAATCCTAAAAGTAGAAATCATTCATATCTAACAAAGATTTTGAAAGATACCTCAGAAAGTGAATGTGGGAATACGTATCCGGCCAACAAGCCTCGTAAAAAGTTGGATTATATATTTATAAATGATGAAATAGCTCTAGTAGAATCTAAAGTAGTAACTATTGATCCGGTGGCATCTGATCATTTACCTTTAATGTCTAAAATTAGTATTGATGATTAG
- a CDS encoding alkaline phosphatase family protein produces MIRASIIIAVIVVALILFIGANINASVTIQDTSKVNEYTQSDNQKPVVLLIVDSLMSEPLEQLLSEGKAPALSFLKENGQYYPDLISSYPTMSVTIDSSLLTGTYADTHKLPGLVWYSSEQQQLYNYGSGSKEAFKSGLSEVLFNSLYTLNNEHLSKGVKTIFEEFEAEGRSSAAINALIYRGNVEHTFTFPEVASMINVLPKEIKTMGPPLLSYGKINQFDPENTNLSSWKNVGFNDKFSTNEYKFLKKQGTLPYFTMIYYPDLDKIIHEKGPNDVKGIEDVDKQLQSLLNAFPSWNDAIENTIWIIIGDSAQSSINKEKNALIDLRNVFNDYRIAKLGIPITNDDQVVLAVNERMAYIYANNNDITLQDLANHLKEDKRIDFFAYIEEDRIRVHNVETNKSLTFSSRGDLVDQYGQPWSVAGDLSVLDLKVQNGTITYGDYPDALARLHGALYSHKGNFLVTDAKPGYEFIAEGSPTHLGGAGHGSLHKVDSISPMIIAGTDQTPKTNRLVDLKGFIMSLTKKQ; encoded by the coding sequence ATGATTAGAGCTTCTATTATTATTGCAGTTATTGTAGTCGCACTTATTTTGTTCATAGGAGCAAATATTAATGCTTCGGTCACAATTCAAGATACGTCAAAAGTTAATGAATACACACAATCAGATAACCAAAAGCCTGTTGTCCTGCTAATTGTCGATTCTCTCATGTCAGAGCCCCTAGAGCAGCTACTTTCTGAAGGCAAGGCACCAGCTCTATCGTTTCTCAAAGAGAATGGTCAATACTACCCCGACTTAATTAGCTCTTACCCTACTATGTCAGTGACAATTGACAGTTCTTTACTAACTGGTACATATGCTGATACACACAAACTACCAGGCCTGGTATGGTACAGCTCAGAGCAACAGCAGCTTTATAATTATGGTAGCGGTAGTAAGGAAGCGTTTAAATCAGGTCTAAGTGAGGTCTTGTTTAATAGTCTCTATACACTTAACAATGAACATTTAAGTAAAGGGGTTAAAACCATTTTTGAAGAATTCGAGGCTGAAGGAAGGTCTTCTGCAGCGATCAATGCCCTAATTTATCGAGGTAATGTAGAGCATACCTTTACCTTCCCAGAGGTTGCATCAATGATAAACGTTTTGCCTAAAGAAATAAAAACGATGGGCCCTCCTCTACTTTCTTATGGAAAAATCAATCAGTTTGACCCAGAAAATACAAATCTGAGTTCTTGGAAAAATGTAGGTTTTAATGATAAATTCTCCACAAATGAATATAAATTTTTAAAAAAACAAGGTACCCTTCCCTATTTCACCATGATCTATTATCCAGATTTAGATAAGATTATCCACGAAAAGGGACCAAATGATGTAAAGGGCATTGAAGACGTGGATAAGCAACTCCAATCCCTGTTAAATGCTTTTCCTTCATGGAACGATGCAATTGAGAATACTATTTGGATTATTATTGGAGATAGTGCACAGTCCAGTATAAACAAGGAGAAAAATGCACTAATTGATTTGCGGAATGTGTTTAATGATTATCGAATTGCAAAGTTAGGGATACCAATCACGAATGATGATCAAGTTGTGCTAGCTGTTAATGAGCGTATGGCATATATTTATGCAAACAACAATGACATCACCCTACAAGATTTAGCAAATCACTTGAAAGAAGATAAGAGGATTGATTTCTTTGCTTATATTGAAGAAGACAGGATAAGAGTCCACAATGTTGAAACAAATAAAAGTCTAACTTTTTCTTCAAGAGGAGACTTAGTGGATCAGTACGGTCAACCCTGGAGTGTTGCTGGAGATCTATCTGTATTAGATTTAAAGGTCCAAAATGGAACAATCACGTATGGAGATTACCCGGATGCATTAGCTCGTCTACATGGTGCACTATACTCACATAAAGGTAATTTCCTTGTCACAGATGCAAAACCTGGCTATGAATTTATAGCTGAAGGCTCTCCAACTCATCTTGGTGGTGCAGGACACGGTTCTTTGCATAAAGTAGACTCAATTTCACCAATGATCATTGCTGGTACAGATCAAACTCCAAAAACAAATCGACTTGTAGATTTAAAAGGCTTTATCATGTCATTAACAAAAAAACAGTAA
- a CDS encoding TerC family protein — MDYGLIFEYGWVLLVLIALEGILAADNALVMAIMVKHLPDEQRKKALFYGLAGAFVFRFASLFAISFLVDVWQVQALGALYLIFIATNHLVKKFVLRKDEHADLKGAKGSGFWVTVLKVELADIAFAVDSILAAVALAVTLPTTNLPPIGGMDGGQFLVILAGGIIGLIIMRFAATYFVKLLKRKPGLETAAFLIVGWVGVKLAVYTLAHPALGILYKGFPKLPAWKISFWIVLVGIAVGGWFLSKEHPLPLEDETEEGLKQEEKLMKKAP; from the coding sequence ATGGATTACGGTCTTATTTTTGAATACGGCTGGGTTCTTCTTGTCCTAATAGCACTAGAAGGTATACTCGCCGCAGACAATGCGTTAGTAATGGCAATAATGGTTAAGCATTTACCTGACGAACAACGGAAGAAAGCGTTGTTTTATGGATTAGCAGGGGCTTTCGTATTCCGTTTTGCATCATTATTTGCTATCTCGTTCTTAGTAGACGTATGGCAAGTGCAAGCATTAGGAGCACTATACCTAATTTTCATTGCAACGAACCATTTAGTTAAAAAGTTTGTCCTCAGGAAAGATGAACATGCAGATCTTAAGGGTGCTAAGGGTTCAGGCTTTTGGGTGACAGTCTTAAAAGTCGAACTGGCTGACATTGCATTCGCAGTGGATTCAATCTTGGCGGCAGTTGCATTAGCCGTAACACTACCTACAACCAACCTTCCACCAATTGGAGGAATGGATGGAGGTCAGTTTCTTGTCATTCTGGCAGGTGGGATTATTGGACTAATCATCATGAGGTTTGCAGCTACGTACTTTGTGAAATTACTTAAGCGTAAACCAGGTCTTGAAACTGCAGCCTTTCTGATTGTTGGTTGGGTAGGGGTTAAATTAGCTGTTTATACTCTGGCACATCCAGCATTAGGGATATTATATAAAGGCTTTCCAAAATTGCCAGCCTGGAAAATTTCCTTCTGGATCGTATTGGTCGGTATAGCCGTAGGTGGTTGGTTCTTATCGAAGGAACACCCACTACCGTTAGAAGATGAAACCGAAGAAGGCTTGAAACAGGAAGAAAAATTAATGAAAAAGGCACCTTAA
- the bshB2 gene encoding bacillithiol biosynthesis deacetylase BshB2: MERHILIVFPHPDDEAFGTAGFITKQTNAGVPVTYACATLGEMGRNMGKPFFANRETLPGIRKKELEDACKVMGIQDLRMLGFRDKTLEFEEEGKLSSTVEEIINEINPSLVITFYPGHGVHPDHDATGAAVIDALSRIPADKRPTVYCKAITKDVFEVLGQPDVVIDVSDVLDTKIAAMEAHRSQTEGLLSRLKDNLNSADSDLMGWLKKESFWIYKW, translated from the coding sequence ATGGAACGTCACATCTTAATTGTTTTTCCACATCCTGATGATGAAGCCTTCGGGACAGCAGGTTTTATTACTAAACAAACAAATGCAGGAGTGCCAGTAACCTATGCCTGTGCGACTTTAGGTGAAATGGGAAGAAACATGGGTAAACCTTTTTTTGCGAATCGTGAAACACTACCAGGGATACGAAAAAAAGAGCTTGAAGATGCTTGTAAAGTTATGGGGATCCAGGATCTTCGAATGCTTGGTTTTCGAGATAAGACATTAGAATTTGAAGAAGAAGGTAAATTAAGTTCTACAGTTGAGGAAATAATCAATGAAATAAATCCATCTTTAGTTATTACTTTTTATCCAGGACATGGTGTGCATCCTGACCATGATGCAACTGGAGCAGCTGTGATTGATGCATTGTCAAGAATACCTGCTGATAAGAGACCAACTGTGTATTGTAAAGCAATCACAAAGGATGTCTTTGAAGTGTTAGGTCAACCTGATGTTGTCATTGATGTAAGTGATGTGTTGGATACCAAAATTGCAGCCATGGAGGCACACCGCTCTCAAACAGAGGGATTGTTATCACGCTTAAAAGACAACCTAAATTCAGCTGATTCTGATCTTATGGGCTGGCTTAAAAAAGAGTCTTTTTGGATTTATAAGTGGTAA
- a CDS encoding YojF family protein, whose translation MKAIDVNEVQATLNRLVGQELYIHLETTKGAYAAHNDESQVAVGAYIRNAKVVYNHSKITGNSPYRVGLKMDLGWIYAEGVTDWEFDDKGRLLLTGHDSEGRLTVSLQLSPNPF comes from the coding sequence TTGAAAGCAATTGATGTTAACGAAGTACAAGCAACATTAAACCGCTTAGTTGGTCAGGAGTTATACATTCACCTTGAAACGACAAAGGGTGCCTATGCTGCGCACAATGATGAATCTCAAGTAGCTGTTGGTGCATACATACGAAACGCTAAAGTTGTTTATAACCACAGTAAAATTACTGGAAACAGCCCATATCGAGTTGGACTTAAAATGGATCTTGGTTGGATCTATGCTGAAGGTGTAACTGATTGGGAGTTTGATGATAAAGGAAGATTACTATTAACCGGACATGATAGTGAAGGCAGACTTACTGTGTCATTACAGTTAAGTCCAAATCCGTTTTAA
- the mutM gene encoding DNA-formamidopyrimidine glycosylase — protein sequence MPELPEMETYKNLLNQKLRGKVIKEVLINREKSINVPVPQFKSEVTGARIIEIERAAKQLIFHLDNGKYLLLHLMLGGLMYIGNEQDSPDRTKQIELIFEHNRLYFIGLRLGYLHLYNQTELGAELADLGPDPLSEQFTFQRFEELALSRKGMLKTTLVNQQFIEGIGNCYSDEICFHAKILPTRKFNELEGEDVKLLYTSIQSVLKEAIRLGGYMEMKLFESDLLTGGYNDNCMVYDRKGEPCPRCKEQIKKEMISSRKTFFCPNCQK from the coding sequence ATGCCTGAATTACCTGAAATGGAAACCTACAAGAATTTGTTGAATCAAAAGTTAAGAGGAAAGGTAATTAAAGAAGTATTAATCAATCGAGAAAAATCAATTAATGTTCCTGTTCCTCAATTTAAGAGTGAGGTGACTGGAGCAAGAATAATTGAAATTGAGAGGGCTGCCAAACAACTCATTTTTCATTTAGATAATGGGAAGTATTTATTACTTCACTTAATGTTAGGTGGGCTAATGTATATAGGTAACGAACAAGACAGTCCAGATAGAACAAAGCAAATTGAACTAATTTTTGAACATAATCGTTTATATTTTATAGGCTTACGCCTGGGGTATCTACATTTATATAACCAAACTGAACTCGGTGCTGAGCTTGCTGATCTTGGTCCGGACCCTTTAAGTGAGCAATTTACTTTTCAGCGTTTTGAAGAACTAGCTTTATCAAGAAAAGGGATGCTTAAGACAACCCTAGTAAACCAACAGTTCATAGAAGGTATTGGAAATTGTTATTCTGATGAGATTTGCTTTCATGCAAAGATATTACCAACAAGGAAATTTAATGAACTTGAAGGCGAGGACGTTAAGTTATTGTATACCTCAATTCAAAGTGTGCTAAAAGAAGCCATACGATTAGGTGGATATATGGAGATGAAGCTGTTTGAATCTGATTTGTTAACAGGTGGGTATAATGACAACTGCATGGTATATGACCGTAAAGGTGAACCGTGCCCTAGATGTAAAGAACAAATTAAGAAAGAAATGATATCTTCGCGAAAAACGTTTTTCTGTCCAAATTGCCAAAAGTAA
- a CDS encoding heavy-metal-associated domain-containing protein has product MSETTLHLKGMTCKKCVEAIENSLLGINGVERALVDLNEETAVVQYDQNQVNEQQLKEAVQNTGYQLG; this is encoded by the coding sequence ATGTCAGAAACAACCTTACATTTAAAAGGAATGACCTGTAAAAAGTGTGTAGAAGCTATCGAAAATTCTTTATTAGGGATAAATGGCGTTGAAAGAGCACTAGTTGACTTAAATGAAGAAACAGCAGTTGTCCAATATGATCAAAACCAAGTGAATGAGCAGCAACTAAAAGAAGCTGTCCAAAACACAGGATATCAATTGGGGTAA
- a CDS encoding spore coat protein — protein MDQNHLAWHETLELHELVVYQSVGLMKLKKFVNEVECPTLQKLYITTIAQLEQNLKELLKFYPMAPNAREDLDDWRAYDKAFYSGDLLAFAKNAVRNYAIAITETATPILRDVLTNQLQVAIKLHAAVYNYMYERDYYPSYDLTKLLTNDIKLANKAISLDS, from the coding sequence ATGGATCAAAATCATTTAGCTTGGCATGAAACATTAGAATTACACGAATTAGTTGTTTATCAATCAGTAGGGTTAATGAAATTAAAGAAATTTGTAAATGAGGTAGAATGTCCTACTCTCCAAAAATTGTATATCACAACTATTGCACAACTTGAACAAAATTTAAAGGAATTATTAAAATTTTACCCTATGGCCCCTAACGCACGTGAGGACCTTGATGATTGGAGAGCCTATGATAAAGCTTTCTATTCGGGAGACTTATTAGCTTTTGCTAAAAATGCAGTTAGAAATTATGCCATAGCCATTACGGAAACAGCCACTCCTATACTTAGGGATGTCTTAACGAATCAGCTTCAAGTAGCTATTAAACTACACGCAGCTGTGTATAACTACATGTATGAACGAGATTATTATCCTTCTTATGATTTAACAAAGTTATTAACAAACGATATAAAACTTGCGAATAAAGCAATCTCATTAGATTCATAA